A stretch of the Duncaniella dubosii genome encodes the following:
- a CDS encoding trigger factor produces MPGFRKGHVPFGELKRRFGKQMTSDVINDTVYRAVVDFITENNLPVMGHPVPVEIKEAFEEGDQEFKYDLALVPQLDIKPSKDDHYPFYEIEVTDEMIDEQDKNMRKRFGKQEPGQEMTEDGVVKGAIMQLDENGNVSQAEGAIQVTDGIVFPLYFKDKEETAKFAGKKPGDKVVFNPWKAAGGDAGELASMLHVDKAIAGDIKGDFEMTISEIIVSVPAELGEEYYKMVFGEDKVHNEEEYRAAVKEMIANELSQNSHILFRNQFDKAMMEKYGSMTLPAETIKKLFFAEAENPDEAYAAQENGIKHEIIETNLLKALEIKVEADEVLEMAKFLTARQFAQYGMAGIDEEIITRYAKEQLEKAEIRNQLTQQVLTSKLYDAIENAVSLDKQTVSLDDFKKIAQEA; encoded by the coding sequence ATCCCCGGATTCCGCAAGGGTCACGTGCCCTTCGGCGAACTCAAACGCCGTTTCGGCAAACAGATGACAAGCGATGTCATCAATGACACCGTCTATCGTGCAGTGGTTGATTTCATCACTGAAAACAATCTTCCCGTGATGGGTCACCCGGTGCCCGTTGAAATCAAGGAGGCATTCGAAGAAGGCGATCAGGAATTCAAATATGATCTTGCCCTCGTTCCACAGCTCGACATCAAGCCCTCTAAGGACGACCACTATCCTTTCTATGAAATCGAAGTGACCGACGAAATGATCGACGAGCAGGACAAGAACATGCGCAAGCGTTTCGGTAAGCAGGAGCCCGGTCAGGAAATGACAGAAGACGGTGTAGTCAAGGGTGCTATCATGCAGCTTGACGAAAACGGCAATGTCAGCCAAGCAGAAGGTGCAATTCAGGTGACCGACGGCATTGTATTCCCCCTCTACTTCAAGGACAAGGAAGAAACAGCCAAGTTCGCTGGCAAGAAGCCCGGCGACAAAGTTGTTTTCAATCCTTGGAAAGCAGCAGGCGGCGATGCAGGCGAACTCGCTTCCATGCTCCACGTTGACAAGGCTATCGCAGGCGACATCAAGGGCGACTTCGAAATGACAATTTCTGAAATCATCGTCAGCGTGCCCGCAGAACTCGGCGAGGAATACTACAAGATGGTCTTCGGCGAAGACAAGGTTCACAATGAAGAGGAATATCGCGCTGCCGTCAAGGAAATGATTGCCAATGAGCTTTCGCAGAACAGCCACATCCTTTTCCGCAACCAGTTCGACAAGGCTATGATGGAGAAGTATGGTTCTATGACCCTCCCCGCAGAGACCATCAAGAAACTCTTCTTCGCAGAAGCTGAGAATCCCGATGAAGCCTATGCTGCTCAGGAAAACGGCATCAAGCATGAAATCATCGAAACCAACCTTCTCAAGGCTCTTGAAATCAAGGTTGAAGCCGATGAAGTCCTTGAAATGGCCAAGTTCCTCACCGCCCGTCAGTTTGCTCAGTACGGCATGGCCGGTATCGACGAGGAAATCATCACCCGCTACGCCAAGGAACAGCTCGAAAAGGCGGAGATCCGCAACCAGCTCACCCAGCAGGTTCTCACTTCCAAGCTCTATGATGCCATCGAAAACGCCGTTAGCCTCGACAAGCAGACCGTCAGCCTCGATGACTTCAAGAAAATCGCTCAGGAAGCCTAA
- a CDS encoding alpha-amylase family glycosyl hydrolase, which yields MGTEINADGSVTFCIAAPGKTNAVMMGSWNDYTAAPEYVMNYQDYNGNRYFWLTLDNLEKGKDYIYYYNIDGSINVGDPYARLVLDPNNDQYISSSVFPGLPAYPSKKITGVPLAIFNSERDVYDWKVTDFKGVPQSDLIIYELLIRDFTGTEGKALGEGTVKGVISKLDYLKELGVNAIELLPIMEFAGNNSWGYNTNFYMAPDKAYGTPDDYRALIDGAHERGMAVILDIVFNQSDGAHPWFDMVRRNISPFYNGSAPHAYSVLNDWNQDCELVQQQWRDALDYWMTAYKVDGFRFDLVKGLGNNDSYGNTFDAATNTWGTPNDNNTNRFNATRVARMKALHKSMMLTNPDAYFINENLAGSEEENDMARDGEINWANVNWSARNYVMGTGDTSLSRFYAPQDGNRLWGSTVSYAESHDEERVAYGTTSGTSVVKGDFTALCQRIGSMAAQMLLSPGAHMIWQFEEIANNQTTKNNSGNDTSPKKVTWDISSSPARQGLLATFKALCGIRADYPALFRENATAGVELSSTTARYISLTDGTSELYLVVNPASAKVTESATIPFPTNPATGTTAFLSDNKYSLVAASADVTPSMTANGITLPAGAFAVYVSGPKSGITDIITNGEAASRPVVVTDGGHIRVLSPYTSFSIYTLSGMSLPTESHLEPGIYIVVVDSNAVKVAVM from the coding sequence ATGGGAACGGAAATCAATGCCGATGGTTCTGTGACATTCTGCATCGCCGCTCCCGGAAAGACCAATGCAGTCATGATGGGTTCGTGGAACGACTATACCGCAGCTCCGGAATATGTGATGAACTATCAGGACTACAACGGCAACCGCTACTTCTGGCTGACGCTCGACAATCTTGAAAAAGGAAAGGACTACATATATTATTATAATATAGACGGCAGCATCAATGTCGGAGACCCATACGCGCGTCTTGTGCTCGATCCAAACAACGACCAATATATTTCAAGCTCAGTCTTTCCCGGCCTTCCGGCATATCCGTCTAAAAAAATCACCGGCGTGCCTCTGGCTATATTCAACAGCGAGCGCGATGTCTACGACTGGAAAGTGACCGACTTCAAAGGAGTCCCGCAAAGCGACCTTATCATCTATGAGCTTCTCATCAGAGACTTTACAGGCACTGAAGGCAAAGCGCTCGGCGAGGGCACTGTTAAAGGTGTGATTTCAAAACTCGACTATCTGAAAGAACTCGGAGTGAACGCAATCGAGCTGCTGCCGATAATGGAATTCGCAGGAAACAACTCATGGGGCTATAACACAAACTTCTACATGGCTCCCGACAAAGCCTACGGCACTCCCGACGACTACCGTGCACTCATCGACGGCGCTCACGAAAGAGGCATGGCCGTGATTCTCGACATCGTGTTCAACCAGAGCGACGGGGCACACCCGTGGTTTGACATGGTGCGCCGCAACATCTCACCGTTCTACAACGGCTCTGCACCTCATGCCTACAGTGTGCTCAACGACTGGAATCAGGACTGCGAGCTGGTGCAGCAACAGTGGCGCGACGCTCTCGACTACTGGATGACGGCCTATAAGGTCGATGGTTTCCGTTTTGACCTTGTGAAAGGACTCGGCAACAACGATTCATACGGCAACACCTTCGACGCTGCCACCAACACTTGGGGCACTCCGAACGACAACAATACAAACCGTTTCAACGCCACACGTGTAGCCCGCATGAAAGCCCTCCATAAAAGTATGATGCTCACTAATCCTGATGCTTACTTCATCAACGAGAATCTTGCCGGAAGCGAAGAGGAAAACGACATGGCACGCGACGGCGAAATCAACTGGGCAAACGTCAACTGGAGTGCCCGCAACTATGTCATGGGCACAGGCGACACATCTCTGAGCCGATTCTATGCACCGCAAGACGGCAACCGTCTATGGGGTTCGACCGTCAGCTATGCCGAGAGTCACGATGAAGAGCGCGTGGCCTACGGGACAACAAGCGGCACATCAGTGGTCAAAGGCGATTTTACCGCACTCTGCCAGCGCATCGGCTCTATGGCCGCCCAGATGCTCCTGTCGCCCGGCGCACACATGATATGGCAATTTGAAGAAATAGCCAACAACCAGACCACCAAAAACAATTCCGGCAACGATACAAGCCCTAAGAAAGTTACTTGGGACATCAGTTCGTCGCCTGCACGTCAGGGTCTGCTCGCCACATTCAAGGCCCTTTGTGGCATCCGCGCCGACTATCCTGCACTTTTCCGTGAAAATGCGACAGCCGGTGTCGAGCTTAGCTCTACCACAGCCCGCTACATATCCCTGACCGACGGGACTTCTGAACTTTACCTTGTGGTCAACCCGGCCTCTGCCAAAGTGACTGAAAGCGCGACAATACCTTTCCCGACCAATCCCGCCACTGGCACGACCGCATTCCTCTCCGACAACAAATATAGCCTTGTCGCCGCGAGCGCCGATGTCACACCATCAATGACAGCCAACGGCATTACACTCCCTGCCGGGGCTTTTGCTGTCTACGTCTCAGGTCCGAAATCGGGAATAACCGACATCATCACCAATGGCGAAGCCGCATCACGTCCTGTTGTCGTTACCGACGGAGGCCACATCCGAGTGCTCAGCCCCTACACTTCGTTCTCAATATATACGCTCAGCGGCATGAGCCTTCCAACCGAATCTCACCTTGAACCGGGCATCTACATTGTCGTTGTCGACTCAAACGCTGTCAAAGTGGCAGTTATGTAA
- a CDS encoding tetratricopeptide repeat protein, with protein MDERNDRRDLYEEFESEVVKRGNTEAFFDETDLVEIFDYASDYDNYIVKMEVLLYGAVHYPKSEALATRRAWLYYSFGDVEVTTELNNRVSQEGILNKLLSLRARNSDLSMTSKEIIAELEAILDTTTDFEDEEIIQFTDYAMEMHLEDWLKSNRERIQSKCSYPQTFLYEFADRSEENDDLETAAQLFEELTMLEPFTLDFWLRLATVQINREDYEGALSSAEYALAIDASSIMALRIKGAALYRLERGPEVVASIYGKVIESSEAEETDISTYAAALIECGRQTEAVAMLTSYLKEHLHSRLAIDVLLVLDRNIAEPYVRSIISAGFITEKDAVEWARGHVVHGQFGSAALVCLTYDEIKGFENDIAFMLEVCYFALRFEDVVRLYHAKYRLGQWPFLPAISFPFLMSLVRLGRREEALDEAQDILKSIRAYRRKHSNTELSAMFRLTPAATGSMVIGYMENLKNIIHALKSADNIAADDFDPMII; from the coding sequence ATGGACGAACGCAACGACCGACGCGACTTATACGAAGAATTTGAATCAGAAGTGGTCAAACGAGGCAACACAGAGGCTTTTTTCGACGAAACAGACCTTGTGGAAATCTTTGACTACGCATCTGACTATGACAATTATATCGTAAAGATGGAGGTGCTGCTCTACGGAGCTGTCCACTATCCCAAGAGCGAAGCTCTGGCCACACGCCGTGCATGGCTATACTATTCATTCGGTGATGTCGAAGTGACGACCGAACTCAACAACCGCGTCAGTCAGGAAGGTATCCTTAACAAACTGTTAAGTCTGCGTGCCCGCAATTCAGACCTCAGCATGACTTCTAAGGAAATAATTGCCGAACTCGAAGCTATTCTTGACACCACAACCGACTTTGAAGATGAGGAGATAATACAGTTCACTGACTATGCGATGGAGATGCACCTTGAGGACTGGCTGAAGTCAAACCGCGAACGCATTCAGTCAAAGTGCTCCTATCCACAGACATTCCTTTACGAATTCGCCGACCGTTCCGAAGAAAACGATGACCTTGAAACTGCCGCACAGCTCTTCGAGGAACTTACCATGCTCGAACCTTTTACCCTCGACTTCTGGCTGCGTCTTGCGACCGTCCAGATAAACCGCGAGGACTACGAAGGAGCGCTCTCGTCAGCAGAATATGCACTCGCAATAGACGCGAGCTCGATAATGGCGCTACGCATAAAAGGCGCAGCCCTCTACCGACTCGAACGCGGACCGGAAGTCGTCGCCTCAATCTATGGCAAAGTAATCGAATCGTCAGAAGCCGAGGAGACGGACATCTCGACCTATGCAGCCGCACTTATCGAGTGTGGCCGTCAGACTGAGGCCGTAGCAATGCTGACATCATATCTCAAAGAGCATTTACACTCCCGTCTGGCCATAGACGTGCTTCTTGTCCTTGACCGCAATATAGCCGAACCATACGTGCGCAGCATCATATCGGCCGGATTCATAACCGAAAAAGATGCTGTCGAATGGGCGCGCGGGCATGTTGTCCACGGGCAGTTTGGATCGGCAGCCCTTGTCTGCCTGACTTATGATGAAATAAAAGGATTTGAAAACGACATCGCGTTCATGCTCGAAGTGTGCTATTTCGCCCTTCGGTTTGAAGATGTCGTCAGGCTCTACCATGCGAAATACCGCTTAGGCCAGTGGCCTTTCCTCCCTGCCATATCATTCCCGTTCCTGATGAGTCTCGTGCGCCTCGGCCGACGGGAAGAAGCACTTGACGAAGCACAGGATATACTGAAATCCATCCGTGCCTACCGACGTAAGCACAGCAATACCGAACTCAGCGCCATGTTCCGACTAACACCGGCCGCAACCGGCTCGATGGTGATCGGATATATGGAAAATCTCAAAAACATCATCCACGCTCTGAAATCGGCCGACAACATAGCAGCCGACGATTTTGACCCGATGATCATCTGA
- a CDS encoding MATE family efflux transporter has product MNPSALKHKAGFWKSYKVEYKNLWRLGLPVLVTQVGIIVVSFADTMMVGAYGTEELAAAAFVNSLFMIVTVMQLGFAAGMTPIIGALYSKGENHTVGVTLRSGLQINILVSAGFTAVMGGLYFFLDRFGQPEELLPLIRQYYLIVLSTLLPMAVFNCCQQTANGTTDTATPMWMILGANAINIIGNYSLIYGNFGFPELGLVGAGLSTMTARYVAMTGIVLFIIFSRRYRPYTTGLREGSADSGKIRRKVWATSYPVMIQSGVECFLWSFGAIVSGWFGKIQLASYQVVNTISQLGFMTYMSFGVATSIRVANYTGLRDIAGMKRITSAGMHLNILLATIASLIFLIGGRHLIHTFSPDPEVIAVALTLIPPLILYQYGDAIQLTYANALRGTSEVKPLLWISIVSYLIVGIPLLLLLAKYLDMHNLGVYYSFTGALLVASILLRTSFTKAVARKETEFTISKNEL; this is encoded by the coding sequence ATGAATCCATCGGCACTAAAACATAAAGCAGGCTTCTGGAAATCCTATAAGGTTGAATATAAGAACCTATGGCGTCTTGGACTCCCGGTCCTCGTGACACAAGTTGGTATTATTGTGGTCAGTTTTGCTGACACTATGATGGTAGGAGCTTACGGAACGGAAGAACTTGCAGCAGCCGCTTTTGTCAATTCTCTGTTTATGATTGTCACGGTCATGCAGCTTGGCTTCGCAGCCGGAATGACACCGATAATCGGAGCGCTCTACTCCAAAGGAGAGAATCACACTGTAGGAGTGACTCTGCGAAGCGGACTGCAGATCAACATACTTGTCTCTGCCGGTTTTACAGCTGTCATGGGTGGCCTCTACTTTTTCCTTGACCGTTTCGGGCAGCCAGAGGAACTGTTGCCGCTTATACGACAATACTATCTCATAGTCCTGTCGACACTTCTGCCGATGGCCGTGTTCAACTGCTGCCAGCAGACCGCCAACGGAACAACCGACACGGCCACTCCCATGTGGATGATATTAGGAGCCAATGCAATCAACATCATAGGCAACTATTCACTTATATACGGTAATTTCGGATTTCCCGAACTGGGACTTGTCGGAGCAGGATTAAGCACAATGACGGCACGCTACGTGGCAATGACCGGCATCGTATTGTTCATAATATTCTCGCGCCGCTACCGCCCGTATACTACCGGCCTGCGCGAAGGCTCTGCCGATTCAGGAAAGATACGACGTAAAGTATGGGCCACATCCTATCCGGTCATGATTCAGAGCGGAGTCGAATGCTTCCTCTGGAGCTTTGGCGCAATCGTATCCGGCTGGTTCGGAAAAATACAGCTTGCGTCATATCAGGTGGTCAACACCATATCTCAGCTCGGTTTCATGACCTATATGAGTTTCGGAGTGGCGACCTCAATCCGTGTCGCTAATTACACCGGTTTGCGCGACATCGCCGGTATGAAGCGCATCACGTCAGCCGGAATGCACCTCAACATACTCCTTGCCACGATTGCCTCGCTAATATTCCTCATTGGAGGCCGTCACCTCATACACACATTCTCTCCCGACCCGGAAGTGATAGCCGTCGCTCTGACGCTGATTCCCCCGCTGATTCTTTATCAGTATGGCGATGCCATACAGCTTACATACGCCAACGCCCTTCGCGGGACATCGGAAGTCAAACCCCTATTATGGATTTCGATAGTCAGCTATCTGATAGTCGGCATACCGTTGTTGTTGCTATTGGCAAAGTATCTTGACATGCACAATCTGGGAGTGTACTACAGCTTTACAGGTGCTCTGCTTGTCGCATCAATACTGCTGCGCACATCTTTTACAAAAGCTGTCGCCAGAAAAGAGACAGAATTCACCATCTCCAAAAACGAACTATAA
- a CDS encoding efflux RND transporter periplasmic adaptor subunit codes for MNRFSSSFCKAQAVVLAVAAIFTGCVQSEKADVAPPVKVTVQSVSLSSYDNPVSFSGTVETAETSTLSFSVPGTITGIYVEEGQHVTKGQVLARVKSDNYVNAGNIADAELAEARDAYARLKKLHDANALPDIKWVEVQNKLKQAENAAEMSKRAVADATLCSPVSGVVSRKFANVGQTVIAAAPVIELVAVGDLRINVSVPEGRIGEISEGQKAMVSFKSLGIDSVVGQVARKSVVADPLTRAYAVKIAIPAGGGRILPGMVGDVSIDLSAKSDTVATADVLLPSQSVLLGSDNRTFVWVVEHGKAVRRIVKADELASGGILVTDGLSAGDSVIVAGMQKVGTGTPVVAELQRTEN; via the coding sequence ATGAATAGATTCAGTTCATCTTTTTGCAAGGCTCAGGCCGTTGTGCTCGCCGTTGCAGCAATCTTCACGGGATGTGTACAATCAGAAAAAGCTGACGTCGCACCTCCGGTCAAGGTAACAGTGCAATCTGTGAGTTTAAGCAGCTATGATAACCCCGTATCTTTCTCAGGGACTGTTGAAACAGCTGAGACATCCACTCTCAGCTTCTCAGTGCCCGGGACTATAACCGGGATATATGTCGAGGAGGGCCAGCATGTGACGAAAGGGCAGGTGCTCGCCCGGGTCAAGAGTGATAATTATGTCAATGCAGGAAATATCGCGGATGCCGAACTCGCCGAGGCTCGTGATGCCTATGCCCGTCTGAAAAAGCTTCACGATGCCAATGCTCTGCCGGATATCAAATGGGTAGAGGTCCAGAATAAACTCAAGCAGGCCGAGAATGCCGCCGAGATGTCGAAACGGGCTGTGGCCGATGCAACACTCTGTTCGCCTGTCAGTGGAGTTGTCAGCCGCAAGTTTGCCAACGTGGGCCAGACTGTCATAGCGGCAGCTCCAGTAATCGAGCTTGTAGCTGTGGGCGATCTCCGTATAAATGTTTCTGTCCCGGAGGGGAGGATAGGAGAAATTTCAGAAGGGCAGAAAGCTATGGTTAGTTTCAAGAGTCTTGGCATAGATTCGGTTGTCGGACAGGTGGCCCGTAAATCGGTGGTGGCTGATCCACTTACACGGGCTTATGCCGTTAAGATTGCAATTCCTGCCGGTGGCGGACGTATTCTTCCCGGAATGGTAGGTGATGTCTCCATCGATTTATCAGCCAAGTCAGACACTGTTGCTACGGCAGATGTGCTGCTTCCTTCCCAGTCGGTACTTCTCGGTTCGGACAATCGCACGTTTGTCTGGGTTGTGGAACACGGAAAGGCTGTCCGTCGAATTGTCAAGGCTGATGAACTGGCCTCCGGAGGAATACTCGTGACCGATGGACTTTCGGCCGGTGACAGCGTGATTGTGGCAGGCATGCAGAAGGTCGGGACTGGAACTCCTGTCGTTGCAGAACTACAAAGGACTGAAAACTAA
- a CDS encoding glutamine--tRNA ligase/YqeY domain fusion protein, with the protein MENNSQVTNPQEPKGLNFVEQLVLEDLQAGKNGGRLNTRFPPEPNGYLHIGHAKAICMDFGIAEKFGGTCNLRFDDTNPVKEDVEYVDSIREDIHWLGFDWGDREYYASDYFPQLYDLAIRMIKEGKAYVDDQTSEQIAAQKGTPTQPGTESPYRNRSVEENLDLFQRMNAGEFEEGARVLRAKIDMASSNMHFRDPIMYRIIKTPHHRTGTTWKVYPMYDFAHGQSDYFEGVTHSICTLEFVPHRPLYEYFVKELADESYCPRQIEFNRLNLTYTVMSKRKLLQLVKEGLVAGWDDPRMPTISGLRRRGFTPRAVRNFIDAIGYTKYEALNSISLLEHAVRDDLNKVATRGMAVINPVKVIITNYPEGQVETVEMENNPEEEGSGTHQMPFSREIYIERDDFMENPPKKFFRLAPDGEVRLKGAYIIKCTGVKKDSDGNIEEIYCTYDPDTRSGLPGSARKVKGTLHWVSAEHAIDATARIYDRLFNVENPAAETERDFREMLNPDSLKVVEHIKVEPYLAEIAKPGFPLQFQRIGYFTLDQDSKPGELIFNRTIALKDSWKA; encoded by the coding sequence ATGGAAAATAATAGTCAAGTCACCAACCCACAAGAGCCGAAAGGCCTTAATTTTGTCGAACAGCTCGTCCTTGAGGATCTTCAGGCAGGAAAAAACGGCGGACGCCTCAACACCCGCTTCCCGCCCGAGCCCAACGGCTATCTCCATATAGGCCACGCAAAAGCCATCTGCATGGACTTCGGTATCGCTGAAAAGTTTGGCGGTACATGCAACCTACGCTTCGACGACACCAATCCTGTAAAGGAGGACGTTGAATATGTAGATTCAATCCGCGAAGACATCCACTGGCTCGGATTTGACTGGGGCGACCGTGAATATTACGCATCCGATTATTTCCCCCAGCTCTACGATCTCGCCATACGCATGATCAAGGAGGGAAAGGCATACGTCGATGACCAGACATCTGAGCAGATCGCAGCCCAGAAGGGAACACCGACACAACCCGGAACGGAAAGCCCTTACCGCAACCGTTCGGTAGAAGAAAATCTTGACCTTTTCCAGCGCATGAACGCAGGAGAGTTTGAGGAAGGCGCACGTGTGCTCCGTGCCAAGATCGACATGGCAAGCTCCAACATGCACTTCCGCGACCCCATCATGTATCGCATAATCAAGACTCCGCACCACCGCACAGGCACTACGTGGAAGGTCTATCCGATGTATGACTTCGCACACGGACAGAGCGACTATTTCGAAGGGGTCACACATTCTATCTGCACACTTGAGTTTGTTCCTCACCGTCCGCTGTATGAATATTTCGTAAAAGAACTTGCCGACGAAAGCTACTGCCCCCGTCAGATTGAATTTAACCGCCTCAACCTTACATATACGGTCATGTCGAAGCGCAAGCTGCTCCAGCTTGTGAAAGAAGGGCTCGTGGCAGGATGGGACGATCCCCGCATGCCGACGATCTCGGGTCTGCGCCGTCGCGGTTTCACGCCACGTGCCGTAAGAAACTTCATCGACGCTATCGGATATACAAAATACGAAGCCCTCAACAGCATTTCGTTGCTCGAACATGCCGTCCGTGACGACTTGAACAAGGTTGCTACCAGAGGCATGGCTGTCATCAATCCCGTCAAGGTAATCATCACAAACTATCCTGAAGGGCAGGTTGAGACAGTCGAGATGGAAAACAATCCTGAAGAAGAAGGTTCAGGCACACACCAGATGCCATTCAGCCGTGAAATCTATATCGAACGTGATGATTTCATGGAAAATCCGCCCAAGAAATTCTTCCGTCTCGCACCTGACGGCGAAGTCCGTCTGAAAGGCGCATACATCATCAAATGTACCGGCGTAAAGAAAGACTCTGACGGAAACATCGAGGAAATTTACTGCACATACGATCCCGATACCCGCAGCGGACTGCCCGGAAGCGCACGTAAGGTCAAAGGTACCCTCCACTGGGTTTCCGCCGAACATGCAATCGACGCTACCGCCCGCATATATGACCGTCTGTTCAACGTCGAGAATCCGGCCGCTGAAACAGAACGTGATTTCCGCGAAATGCTCAATCCGGACTCATTGAAAGTCGTAGAACACATAAAGGTTGAACCCTACCTTGCGGAAATCGCCAAACCGGGATTTCCTTTGCAATTCCAGCGTATCGGTTATTTCACTCTCGATCAGGATTCGAAACCCGGAGAACTGATTTTCAACCGGACAATCGCCCTTAAAGACAGCTGGAAAGCATAA